From Echeneis naucrates chromosome 7, fEcheNa1.1, whole genome shotgun sequence, one genomic window encodes:
- the LOC115045982 gene encoding acylamino-acid-releasing enzyme — protein sequence MEAANISGLYGEISGLPAPISARVTEEQLQDIRVYTVTADWSQTNLVRGSRVFYSQQWTLITDSNDHRRIRTVLPPRSCAPVSGESLSAVSPIRGLRAVIRETGGHQLLEIWDCHGLRKCLNLTALNKHGRLYEDAQFGCLSWSECENKLLYVAEKSRNTSKETDDGESACGKDRSVYCEDWGEALTSKSSPAICVVNLQNGAVSVLQGVPPGISPGQALWAPGSQSVVFVGWYHEPFRLGLKFCSNRRSALFKLDLEGHCECLSGDNLSVSCPRLSPDGSTLIYLQGQVFGPHNQCLSVQQLDLKSGKTSTLLDVVNRPQPGEFAGVYEALPSRCWSADSQRVVFSSARRNWKDLFMVDRRSKKVTSLSDSPSDLSKVYGSWKLLTVQRDLMVVCCSSPNTPPTLRVGFLPSAGEALTWQTLQEPVMTFDFHWTVLDVTPPPGQDNTQYSGLDFGAVLVKPSPALSEGRIPLVVFIHGGPHSQFPAEWNCTTAGLAKLGFAVLMVNYRGSTGFGQDSILSLIGQIGSQDVKDVQTAVLTALQNDLTLDPKRLAVLGGSHGGFLSCHLVGQYPDFYRVCAARNPVINAATLLGTSDIVDWRYTSVGFQYSYDQIPTSEALAAMLEKSPITHAAQIKAPVLLMLGGKDRRVSPHQGLELYKALKSRASPVRLLWFAEDGHSLSRVDTQANCFLNTVLWLFQHL from the exons ATGGAGGCCGCTAACATCAGCGGACTGTACGGAGAGATCAGCGGCCTGCCGGCGCCCATTTCCGCCAGAGTCACcgaggagcagctgcaggacaTCCGGGTCTACACGGTGACTGCAG ACTGGAGTCAGACCAACCTGGTTCGCGGCTCCAGAGTCTTCTACAGCCAGCAGTGGACTCTGATCACAGACAGCAATGACCACAGAAGAATTCGGACCGTCCTCCCACCACGATCCTGTGCACCCGTGTCTGGAGA GTCACTGAGTGCAGTCTCTCCCATTCGAGGCCTGAGGGCAGTTATCAGGGAGACAGGAGGCCACCAGCTCCTTGAG ATATGGGACTGTCACGGCCTCAGGAAATGCCTTAACCTGACTGCCCTCAACAAACATGGACGACTGTATGAAGATG CTCAGTTTGGATGTCTGTCGTGGTCAGAGTGTGAGAACAAACTCTTGTATGTGGCAGAGAAGAGCAGGAACACATCCAAAGAAACAGATGATGGGGAATCGGCATGTGGGAAg GACAGGAGTGTGTACTGTGAAGACTGGGGAGAGGCTCTGACCAGCAAGAGCAGCCCAGCGATTTGTGTGGTGAATCTGCAGAACGGCGCAGTCAGCGTTCTACAGGGCGTTCCACCAGGCATCTCACCGGGCCAG GCTCTGTGGGCTCCTGGGAGTCAGTCAGTGGTTTTTGTTGGTTGGTACCACGAACCCTTCAGACTTGGACTGAAATTCTGCTCCAACCGCAG GTCAGCGTTATTCAAGCTCGACCTTGAGGGACACTGTG AGTGTCTGTCTGGGGACAACCTTTCTGTGTCCTGTCCCAGGCTCAGTCCAGACGGGTCCACGCTCATCTACCTGCAGGGCCAAGTGTTTGGTCCACACAATCAGTGCCTCAGTGTGCAACAG TTGGACCTGAAGAGCGGGAAGACATCCACGCTGTTGGATGTTGTCAACAGACCGCAGCCTG gGGAGTTCGCAGGTGTTTATGAAGCTCTGCCGTCCAGATGCtggtctgcagacagtcagaGGGTGGTGTTCAGCAGCGCCCGCAGGAACTGGAAG GACCTCTTCATGGTCGACAGGAGATCAAAGAAAGTCACTTCCCTCTCTGATA GTCCCTCAGATCTTTCCAAAGTTTATGGCAGCTGGAAGTTACTGACAGTCCAAAGGGACCTGATGGTGGTTTGCTGCTCCAGCCCCAACACACCACCCACTCTG agggtGGGTTTTCTGCCTTCAGCAGGTGAAGCTCTGACCTGGCAAACTCTACAGGAGCCTGTCATGACCTTTGACTTTCACTGGACAGTTCTAGATGTCACACCTCCACCTGGGCAAGACAACACACAATACT CTGGTTTAGACTTTGGTGCTGTTCTGGTTAAACCATCTCCTGCGCTCAGTGAAGGCAGGATACCTTTGGTCGTCTTCATCCATG GGGGCCCACACTCTCAGTTTCCTGCAGAGTGGAACTGCACCACAGCTGGACTGGCTAAACTGGGCTTTGCTGTGCTCATGG TGAACTACCGGGGATCCACAGGATTTGGTCAGGACAGCATTTTGTCTTTGATTGGTCAGATTGGAAGTCAGGATGTAAAAGATGTGCAG ACGGCTGTGCTTACTGCACTGCAGAATGACCTGACCCTTGACCCCAAACGCTTGGCTGTGCTTGGGGGTTCTCATGGGGGCTTCCTATCCTGTCATCTGGTTGGTCAGTATCCAGATTTCTACAGAGTATGTGCAGCCAGGAACCCCGTCATTAATGCTGCTACTTTATTGGGAACCAGTGACATCGTGGACTG GCGCTACACCAGTGTGGGTTTTCAGTACTCATATGACCAGATACCTACAAGTGAAGCGCTGGCTGCTATGTTAGAGAAGTCACCCATCACACATGCGGCTCAG aTCAAAGCTCCAGTGCTGCTGATGCTGGGGGGCAAAGACAGGCGAGTGTCTCCTCACCAAGGTCTGGAGCTCTATAAAGCACTGAAGAGCCGAGCCTCACCAGTGAG GCTGTTGTGGTTTGCAGAAGACGGACATTCACTGTCAAGAGTGGACACACAGGCCAACTGCTTTCTCAACACAGTGCTGTGGCTGTTCCAGCACCTCTGA